From the Shewanella amazonensis SB2B genome, one window contains:
- a CDS encoding TonB-dependent receptor, whose translation MSLKFSTLSLAVVAALQSPLALADDASHGDMERIEVRGRSFNEYKVGAANGAMRGDMSLLETPQSVNVIPDFVTDEQLATNLAEVLVNDSSITAGTQRWNRQVFSLRGFELDSGSGYLANGHQLFAHYVLPIEILSQVEVLKGPSSMLYGQSGPGGLVNMVTKKPTFDRLFELGFDTDEEGSTRFQLDAGGALTDSLRYRAVAVKQDTEYWRSYSPLAGESAEQQERDRWLGFIALDYDISDNVLLSVRYDRTEDKAGIDVGGWLDKDGHLIGSREQIWDMPWAFTDNSITNLGADLAWQLSDNWKLKVGYNDQQFNRQRFDSAPRYNTDAMSTGYQISPFDRFDDWSHKTAYVDLNGEFELAGMEHKLLIGANKLDYGYAQLRTSGARQNVMPGVALPRPDISYKDDTSWSTSGYEFYGVYLQDLISINDRWKVLAGVRFDEQKEDSGNDNAVSPKFGLIWQPQQDLSLYANYSRSFVPQGKINDENDLSNDMELDPEFGTQYELGAKWELMNGGLLLTGALFDIEIDNRIVVHTLDVPVGDITKVTRQDGIQHHKGMELGAQGQVSDSLFLTASMMYLDAEYKTADSLNGKTPIDAPEWSANIWSRYEVTDNFAVNLGAVYVGERFADTPNSISKDGYVRFDMGAAYTFDIGGSEIGIRANVRNLFDTEYLDGGNYQMVTLGQGRHFSLALNAKF comes from the coding sequence ATGTCACTCAAATTCTCCACCCTGAGCCTGGCCGTCGTGGCCGCGCTGCAATCCCCGCTGGCACTGGCCGATGACGCATCCCATGGCGACATGGAGCGAATTGAGGTTAGAGGCCGAAGCTTTAACGAATACAAGGTCGGTGCTGCCAATGGTGCCATGCGTGGCGATATGTCGTTGCTGGAGACGCCACAGTCGGTGAACGTCATCCCGGATTTCGTGACCGATGAACAGCTCGCCACCAACCTGGCTGAAGTGTTGGTGAACGATTCTTCCATCACAGCGGGAACCCAGCGCTGGAACCGTCAGGTGTTTTCACTGCGAGGGTTTGAGCTGGACTCAGGCTCTGGTTATCTGGCCAACGGTCATCAGTTGTTTGCCCACTATGTGCTGCCAATAGAAATCTTAAGTCAGGTGGAAGTGCTCAAGGGGCCTTCTTCGATGCTCTATGGTCAGTCTGGTCCCGGTGGTCTGGTCAACATGGTCACCAAGAAGCCGACTTTTGATCGCCTGTTCGAACTGGGCTTTGATACCGATGAAGAAGGCTCGACCCGTTTCCAGCTGGATGCCGGTGGTGCGCTGACGGATTCCCTGCGTTACCGGGCAGTGGCCGTTAAACAAGACACAGAGTACTGGCGCAGCTATTCACCTCTGGCTGGTGAGTCGGCAGAGCAGCAGGAGCGAGACCGCTGGTTGGGCTTTATCGCCCTGGACTATGATATTTCAGACAACGTGCTGTTGTCGGTACGTTATGACAGGACTGAAGATAAAGCCGGTATCGATGTAGGGGGCTGGCTCGACAAAGATGGGCATCTTATCGGCAGCCGAGAGCAAATCTGGGATATGCCCTGGGCTTTTACCGACAACAGCATTACTAATCTGGGTGCTGATCTGGCCTGGCAGTTAAGTGACAACTGGAAGCTGAAGGTTGGTTACAACGACCAGCAGTTCAATCGGCAGCGCTTTGATTCGGCCCCGCGTTACAATACCGACGCCATGAGTACTGGCTACCAGATAAGCCCCTTCGACCGGTTCGACGACTGGAGCCACAAGACGGCTTATGTGGACTTAAATGGTGAGTTTGAGCTGGCGGGGATGGAGCACAAGCTACTGATTGGCGCAAACAAGCTCGATTATGGCTATGCCCAATTAAGAACCTCCGGTGCGCGGCAAAATGTCATGCCCGGTGTTGCGCTGCCCCGTCCCGACATTTCCTACAAGGATGACACCAGTTGGTCCACCAGTGGTTATGAGTTCTACGGTGTCTATCTGCAAGACCTTATCAGTATCAACGACCGGTGGAAGGTATTGGCCGGTGTACGTTTCGATGAGCAAAAGGAAGACTCCGGCAACGATAATGCCGTATCACCCAAATTTGGCCTGATCTGGCAGCCGCAGCAGGACTTGAGCCTGTACGCCAACTACTCCAGGAGTTTTGTCCCTCAGGGGAAGATCAATGATGAAAACGACCTGAGTAATGACATGGAGCTGGATCCTGAATTTGGTACCCAATATGAACTGGGTGCCAAATGGGAGCTGATGAATGGCGGCCTGCTGCTGACCGGTGCCCTGTTTGATATCGAAATCGATAACCGCATTGTGGTGCATACCCTGGACGTGCCAGTGGGCGATATTACCAAGGTCACCCGTCAGGATGGTATTCAGCATCATAAAGGGATGGAGCTGGGTGCCCAGGGACAGGTCAGCGACAGCCTGTTTTTGACCGCATCCATGATGTATTTGGATGCTGAGTACAAAACCGCCGACAGCCTGAATGGTAAGACGCCAATCGATGCCCCCGAGTGGTCAGCTAATATCTGGAGCCGCTACGAAGTAACGGATAACTTTGCAGTTAACCTAGGCGCTGTTTATGTGGGTGAACGTTTTGCCGATACCCCAAATAGCATCAGCAAAGATGGTTATGTGCGTTTTGATATGGGCGCGGCTTATACCTTCGATATTGGCGGCAGTGAAATCGGCATTCGTGCCAACGTACGCAACCTGTTCGATACCGAGTATCTGGACGGCGGTAACTACCAGATGGTCACCCTGGGACAGGGACGCCACTTCAGCCTGGCATTGAACGCCAAGTTCTAA
- the glmU gene encoding bifunctional UDP-N-acetylglucosamine diphosphorylase/glucosamine-1-phosphate N-acetyltransferase GlmU — translation MSLNVVILAAGKGTRMRSDLPKVLHSVAHKPMVQHVIDTARELNADNINLVYGYGGELLKAKLGEQPLNFVLQAEQLGTGHAVAQAIDHINDEDTVLVLYGDVPLTRKETLEALLAARQPDGVAVLTVHLDNPTGYGRMVREGGKVVGIVEQKDASPEQLKINEINSGIMALPGKRLKAWLGRLENNNAQGEFYLTDVIAMAHADGVAIDTAHPANPIETEGANNRVQLAALERAYQARRAEELMLAGANLRDPARIDIRGDVTVGMDVMIDVNVIFEGTVKLGNNVTIGAGAILIDCDIADNADIKPYSIIEGAKLGDSASAGPFARLRPGAELHKDAHIGNFVEMKKAVLGEGSKAGHLAYLGDAEIGKGVNIGAGTITCNYDGANKHLTVIEDNVFVGSDTQLVAPVVIRKGATLGAGSTVTHEVGENELVITRVKQRHIQGWQRPVKKPK, via the coding sequence ATGTCACTCAATGTTGTCATTCTCGCCGCCGGAAAAGGCACCCGCATGCGCTCAGACCTGCCCAAGGTGCTGCACAGCGTCGCCCACAAACCCATGGTTCAGCACGTGATAGACACGGCACGCGAGCTCAATGCCGATAACATCAATCTGGTGTATGGCTATGGCGGCGAACTGCTTAAAGCCAAGCTGGGCGAGCAGCCGCTGAATTTTGTGCTGCAGGCCGAGCAGCTGGGTACCGGCCACGCGGTAGCACAGGCGATTGATCACATCAACGACGAGGATACAGTGCTGGTGCTCTACGGCGATGTGCCACTGACCCGCAAGGAAACCTTGGAAGCCCTGCTGGCTGCCCGCCAACCCGATGGCGTCGCCGTGCTGACGGTGCATCTGGATAACCCCACCGGCTATGGCCGCATGGTGCGTGAGGGCGGAAAAGTTGTTGGCATCGTCGAGCAGAAGGATGCCAGTCCGGAGCAGCTCAAGATTAATGAAATCAACAGCGGCATCATGGCGCTGCCGGGCAAGCGCCTCAAAGCCTGGCTTGGTCGCCTCGAGAACAACAACGCCCAGGGCGAGTTTTACCTCACCGACGTGATTGCCATGGCCCACGCCGATGGTGTGGCCATTGATACCGCCCATCCCGCCAATCCCATCGAGACCGAAGGCGCCAACAACCGGGTGCAGCTGGCGGCACTGGAGCGAGCTTATCAGGCGCGCCGTGCCGAAGAGCTGATGCTTGCAGGCGCCAACCTGCGCGACCCTGCCCGTATCGATATTCGCGGTGACGTGACTGTGGGCATGGACGTGATGATTGATGTGAACGTGATTTTTGAAGGTACGGTCAAGCTTGGTAATAACGTTACCATCGGTGCCGGTGCGATCCTGATTGACTGCGACATTGCCGACAACGCCGACATTAAACCTTACAGCATTATTGAAGGTGCCAAACTGGGCGATAGCGCCAGTGCCGGCCCCTTCGCCCGTCTGCGCCCCGGCGCCGAGCTGCACAAAGATGCCCACATTGGCAACTTTGTCGAAATGAAGAAAGCCGTGCTCGGTGAAGGCTCCAAGGCCGGGCATCTGGCATACCTCGGCGATGCCGAAATAGGCAAAGGCGTGAACATAGGTGCCGGTACCATCACCTGTAACTACGATGGCGCCAACAAACACCTCACCGTAATTGAAGACAATGTCTTTGTTGGCAGCGATACCCAACTGGTGGCGCCAGTGGTAATCCGTAAAGGTGCGACCCTGGGCGCCGGCTCTACCGTGACCCACGAAGTGGGTGAAAACGAGCTGGTGATCACCCGGGTGAAGCAGCGCCATATTCAGGGTTGGCAACGTCCGGTGAAAAAGCCCAAGTAA
- a CDS encoding F0F1 ATP synthase subunit epsilon yields the protein MAMTVHLDIVSAETRIFSGLVEHLQVTGGEGELGIMPGHAPLLTFIKPGMVRIVKQHGKEEVFYLSGGLLEVQANSVSVLADVALRAKDIDEQAALEAKRRAEAHMAEAGADFNYAAAAIELAKAVAQLRVVETIKKNIAR from the coding sequence ATGGCCATGACAGTACATCTTGATATCGTAAGTGCAGAAACTCGCATTTTTTCCGGTCTGGTAGAACATCTGCAAGTGACCGGTGGCGAGGGTGAGCTGGGCATCATGCCTGGTCACGCCCCTCTGCTGACTTTTATCAAACCTGGCATGGTGCGCATCGTTAAGCAGCACGGTAAAGAAGAGGTCTTCTACCTGTCCGGCGGTTTGCTGGAAGTACAAGCCAATTCTGTGTCTGTGCTGGCTGATGTGGCTTTGCGTGCCAAAGACATTGATGAGCAGGCGGCTCTGGAAGCCAAACGTCGCGCCGAGGCCCATATGGCCGAAGCCGGTGCCGATTTCAACTATGCTGCGGCAGCTATTGAGCTGGCCAAGGCTGTAGCTCAGCTGCGTGTGGTTGAAACCATCAAGAAAAACATTGCCAGATAA
- the atpD gene encoding F0F1 ATP synthase subunit beta yields MSTGTVVQVIGAVVDVEFPQHAVPQVYDALKITGEGTCNGLVLEVQQQLGGGVVRTIAMGSSDGLRRGIEVENTGSAIAVPVGKATLGRIMNVLGEPVDEAGPIGEEDRYVIHRAAPSYEEQSNTTELLETGIKVIDLVCPFAKGGKVGLFGGAGVGKTVNMMELINNIAKAHSGLSVFAGVGERTREGNDFYYEMMESGVLDKVAMVYGQMNEPPGNRLRVALTGLTMAEKFRDEGKDVLLFVDNIYRYTLAGTEVSALLGRMPSAVGYQPTLAEEMGVLQERITSTKTGSITSVQAVYVPADDLTDPSPATTFAHLDATVVLSRQIASLGIYPAVDPLDSTSRQLDPLVVGQEHYDVANGVQNVLQRYKELKDIIAILGMDELSDDDKMTVSRARKIERFLSQPFHVAEVFTGSPGKYVPLKDTIRGFKGILEGEFDHVPEQAFYMVGSVDEAVEKANKK; encoded by the coding sequence ATGAGCACAGGTACTGTTGTCCAAGTAATTGGCGCGGTTGTGGACGTAGAGTTTCCACAGCATGCCGTACCTCAGGTATATGACGCTCTGAAGATCACAGGTGAAGGTACCTGTAACGGCCTGGTGCTGGAAGTTCAGCAGCAGCTCGGTGGCGGTGTGGTTCGTACCATCGCCATGGGTTCTTCCGACGGTCTGCGTCGTGGTATCGAGGTTGAAAACACTGGTTCCGCTATTGCCGTTCCTGTTGGTAAGGCCACTCTGGGTCGTATCATGAACGTGCTGGGCGAGCCTGTGGATGAAGCGGGTCCTATCGGTGAAGAAGATCGTTATGTTATTCACCGTGCCGCTCCTTCCTATGAAGAGCAGTCAAACACAACTGAACTGCTGGAAACCGGTATCAAGGTAATCGACCTGGTATGTCCATTCGCTAAGGGTGGTAAAGTAGGTCTGTTCGGTGGTGCGGGCGTTGGTAAGACAGTTAACATGATGGAACTGATCAACAACATCGCCAAGGCCCACTCTGGTCTGTCAGTATTCGCCGGTGTAGGTGAGCGTACCCGTGAAGGTAACGACTTCTACTACGAAATGATGGAATCAGGCGTACTGGACAAGGTAGCCATGGTGTACGGTCAGATGAACGAGCCACCAGGAAACCGTCTGCGTGTGGCCCTGACCGGTCTGACCATGGCCGAGAAGTTCCGTGACGAGGGTAAAGACGTACTGTTGTTCGTAGACAACATCTACCGTTACACCCTGGCCGGTACCGAAGTATCAGCACTGCTGGGCCGTATGCCATCAGCCGTAGGTTATCAGCCTACTCTGGCTGAGGAGATGGGCGTTCTGCAGGAGCGTATTACTTCTACCAAGACTGGTTCTATTACCTCCGTTCAGGCGGTATACGTACCAGCGGACGACTTGACCGACCCAAGCCCAGCGACCACCTTCGCCCACTTGGATGCGACCGTGGTACTGTCTCGTCAAATCGCTTCTCTGGGTATCTACCCAGCGGTTGACCCACTGGATTCCACCTCTCGTCAGTTGGATCCACTGGTAGTTGGCCAGGAGCACTATGACGTGGCTAACGGCGTTCAAAACGTTCTGCAGCGCTACAAAGAGCTGAAAGACATCATCGCCATCCTGGGTATGGACGAACTGTCAGACGACGACAAGATGACAGTATCCCGCGCCCGTAAGATTGAGCGTTTCCTGTCTCAGCCTTTCCACGTAGCGGAAGTATTTACCGGTTCTCCTGGTAAGTACGTGCCTCTGAAAGACACTATCCGTGGCTTCAAGGGCATTCTGGAAGGTGAGTTCGACCACGTTCCAGAGCAAGCGTTCTACATGGTTGGCTCTGTCGACGAAGCCGTTGAGAAAGCCAACAAGAAGTAA
- the atpG gene encoding F0F1 ATP synthase subunit gamma, translated as MAGAKEIKTKIASVKNTQKITSAMEMVAASKMRRAQDRMTASRPYAESMRKVIGHVAQGSLEYKHPYLEVREAKRVGYIVVASDRGLCGGLNVNLFKKVVSDVKNWKAQGVEVEFCPIGARSVQFFKAFGGKVQAHASGLGDAPKLADLIGTVRVMLQAYNEGKLDRLYVVFNKFVNTMTQTPVIEQLLPLPKSEDDEIAHHWDYIYEQDPKDLLDTLLVRYVESQVYQGVVENIASEQAARMVAMKAATDNAGTLIDDLQLVYNKARQAAITQELSEIVSGAAAV; from the coding sequence ATGGCCGGCGCAAAAGAGATTAAAACCAAGATCGCGAGTGTGAAGAACACTCAGAAGATCACTTCCGCCATGGAAATGGTGGCAGCCAGCAAAATGCGCAGAGCGCAGGACCGCATGACTGCCAGCCGTCCATATGCGGAAAGCATGCGTAAGGTGATCGGTCACGTTGCCCAGGGTTCTCTCGAATACAAACACCCCTATTTAGAGGTGAGAGAGGCCAAGCGCGTCGGCTACATTGTTGTAGCATCCGACCGCGGTCTTTGTGGTGGTCTGAACGTCAACCTGTTCAAAAAGGTTGTCTCAGACGTGAAGAACTGGAAAGCCCAGGGTGTTGAGGTAGAGTTCTGCCCCATCGGTGCCCGCAGTGTGCAGTTCTTCAAAGCTTTTGGCGGAAAGGTACAGGCCCACGCTTCAGGCCTCGGTGATGCTCCCAAGCTCGCCGACCTGATTGGTACTGTGCGCGTTATGCTGCAAGCTTACAATGAAGGCAAACTGGATCGTCTGTACGTGGTATTCAACAAGTTTGTGAACACCATGACCCAGACCCCCGTGATCGAGCAGCTGCTGCCTTTGCCTAAATCCGAAGATGATGAGATTGCTCATCACTGGGACTACATCTACGAGCAGGATCCGAAAGACCTTCTGGATACTCTGCTGGTGCGTTATGTGGAGTCTCAGGTGTACCAGGGTGTTGTGGAAAACATCGCGTCTGAACAGGCTGCCCGTATGGTGGCGATGAAGGCTGCGACTGACAACGCCGGTACGCTGATCGATGACCTGCAACTGGTATACAACAAGGCCCGTCAGGCTGCGATTACGCAGGAACTGTCGGAAATTGTTTCCGGTGCAGCAGCGGTTTAA
- the atpA gene encoding F0F1 ATP synthase subunit alpha, which produces MQLNSTEISDLIKQRIEQFDVVSEARNEGTIVAVSDGIIRVHGLADVMQGEMIELPGNRYAIALNLERDSVGAVVMGPYADLAEGVKVKTTGRILEVPVGRGLLGRVVNTLGEPIDGKGPIDNDGFAPVEVIAPGVIDRKSVSQPVQTGYKAVDSMIPIGRGQRELIIGDRQTGKTAMAIDAIINQRDSGIKCVYVAVGQKASTIANVVRKLEEHGALANTVVVVASASEAAALQFLAPYSGCTMGEYFRDRGEDALIVYDDLSKQAVAYRQISLLLRRPPGREAYPGDVFYLHSRLLERASRVNEEYVEKFTKGAVTGKTGSLTALPIIETQAGDVSAFVPTNVISITDGQIFLETNLFNSGLRPAVNPGISVSRVGGAAQTKIIKKLSGGIRTALAQYRELAAFSQFASDLDDATRAQLEHGERVTELMKQKQYAPMSVAEQAVVIFAAEKGFLKGIALKKVGDFEAALLAFMNAEHANLMKLINDTGDYNAEIEAELKAGLDKFVATQTW; this is translated from the coding sequence GATCGAGCAGTTCGACGTAGTCAGCGAAGCCCGTAACGAAGGTACTATCGTTGCGGTAAGCGATGGCATCATCCGCGTACACGGCCTGGCCGATGTAATGCAGGGTGAGATGATCGAACTGCCTGGCAACCGTTATGCAATCGCGTTGAACCTTGAGCGCGACTCTGTCGGTGCTGTAGTAATGGGTCCTTATGCCGATCTGGCTGAGGGCGTAAAAGTGAAAACCACTGGCCGTATTCTGGAAGTTCCAGTTGGCCGCGGTCTGCTGGGCCGTGTGGTAAACACGCTGGGTGAGCCAATCGACGGCAAGGGCCCCATCGACAACGATGGTTTTGCTCCTGTTGAAGTGATTGCTCCAGGTGTAATTGACCGTAAGTCAGTTTCTCAGCCAGTTCAGACTGGTTACAAAGCCGTTGACTCCATGATCCCAATCGGTCGTGGCCAGCGTGAGCTGATCATCGGTGACCGTCAGACTGGTAAAACTGCGATGGCTATCGACGCCATCATCAACCAGCGCGATTCTGGCATCAAGTGTGTGTACGTGGCTGTAGGCCAGAAGGCTTCTACCATCGCCAACGTAGTACGCAAGCTGGAAGAGCACGGTGCTCTGGCTAACACTGTTGTGGTTGTTGCTTCTGCTTCAGAAGCCGCTGCTCTGCAGTTCCTGGCGCCATACTCTGGTTGTACCATGGGTGAATACTTCCGTGACCGCGGTGAAGATGCCCTGATCGTATACGATGACCTGTCTAAGCAGGCTGTTGCTTACCGTCAGATCTCCCTGCTGCTGCGTCGTCCTCCAGGACGTGAAGCTTACCCAGGTGACGTATTCTATTTGCACTCTCGTCTGCTGGAACGTGCTTCCCGCGTGAACGAAGAGTACGTTGAGAAGTTCACCAAGGGCGCCGTGACTGGCAAGACCGGTTCTTTGACCGCTCTGCCTATCATCGAAACCCAAGCCGGTGACGTATCTGCGTTCGTACCGACCAACGTAATTTCGATTACCGACGGTCAGATCTTCCTGGAAACCAACCTGTTTAACTCTGGCCTGCGTCCAGCGGTTAACCCAGGTATTTCGGTATCCCGTGTAGGTGGTGCCGCCCAGACCAAGATCATTAAGAAACTGTCCGGTGGTATCCGTACCGCGCTGGCACAGTATCGTGAGCTTGCTGCGTTCTCTCAGTTTGCATCTGATCTTGACGATGCAACTCGTGCCCAGTTGGAGCACGGTGAGCGTGTTACCGAACTGATGAAGCAGAAGCAATATGCCCCAATGAGCGTAGCCGAACAGGCTGTGGTGATCTTCGCCGCAGAAAAAGGCTTCCTGAAGGGTATTGCTCTGAAGAAAGTTGGTGATTTCGAAGCCGCTCTGCTCGCTTTCATGAACGCCGAGCATGCCAACCTGATGAAGCTTATCAACGATACCGGCGACTATAACGCCGAAATCGAAGCTGAGCTGAAGGCTGGTCTCGACAAGTTCGTGGCAACCCAAACCTGGTAA